The following proteins are co-located in the Aquarana catesbeiana isolate 2022-GZ linkage group LG02, ASM4218655v1, whole genome shotgun sequence genome:
- the INKA2 gene encoding PAK4-inhibitor INKA2 isoform X2 translates to MREFGEGLQEQMNCMMGALQELKLLQVQAALEQLEISGEQNHLQSMRANQYCLSVTEAPEVRHQSSKQAAKPMESGGSPDNSSLADSSLNFVPVPGPKLGHQVLSARGRQTDIICTSSSVLPPVETCPPFEPHAPGAVHQSHHLNNVTYSYFGQEQCSDESIYDDTNDWTSSLMSQSRNRQPLILGDNIFADLVGNWLDLPEMEKKGEKNESLLNATRSQEIYKKFSLTANFFKKFLRSVRPDRDKLLKEKPGWLHPEAQTSQITKRSKKTSKQKSVFYFPSQTDMKIKVDKSGKTRKCITINKTYSKNDQRKDDAMYSGFDMNTAVWV, encoded by the coding sequence ATGAGAGAATTTGGAGAAGGTTTGCAAGAGCAGATGAACTGTATGATGGGAGCACTCCAGGAACTGAAACTCCTCCAGGTCCAGGCAGCTCTAGAGCAGCTGGAAATTTCAGGGGAACAGAACCATCTCCAAAGTATGAGAGCAAATCAGTATTGTCTGAGTGTAACAGAAGCCCCTGAGGTCAGGCATCAATCCAGCAAACAGGCTGCAAAGCCAATGGAAAGTGGGGGAAGTCCAGACAACAGCTCGTTGGCTGACAGCTCACTTAACTTTGTTCCTGTGCCAGGCCCAAAATTAGGTCATCAGGTTTTGTCTGCAAGAGGAAGACAGACTGACATTATATGTACATCATCTTCTGTCTTGCCTCCGGTAGAAACGTGTCCCCCGTTTGAACCACACGCCCCAGGTGCTGTCCATCAAAGCCACCATTTGAACAATGTCACCTATTCATATTTCGGGCAAGAGCAATGCAGTGATGAATCAATATATGATGATACAAATGACTGGACATCTTCACTTATGTCACAAAGCCGAAACAGACAGCCTCTTATCTTGGGTGACAATATATTTGCAGATCTTGTTGGAAACTGGCTAGATTTGCCTGAGatggaaaagaaaggagaaaagaatGAAAGCTTACTTAATGCCACTAGATCTCAGGAGATCTACAAAAAGTTCTCCCTTACAGCCAACTTTTTCAAAAAATTCCTAAGAAGTGTGCGTCCTGACAGGGATAAACTTCTCAAAGAGAAGCCAGGCTGGCTACATCCGGAGGCTCAAACATCTCAGATAACTAAAAGGAGTAAGAAGACCAGTAAACAAAAAAGTGTCTTTTATTTCCCATCACAAACTGACATGAAAATCAAAGTTGATAAATCAGGCAAAACTAGAAAATGTATCACAATTAATAAAACATATTCTAAAAACGATCAGAGAAAAGATGATGCCATGTACAGTGGATTTGATATGAACACAGCGGTTTGGGTATAG
- the INKA2 gene encoding PAK4-inhibitor INKA2 isoform X1 codes for MDQYLRRLKQDLLSMREFGEGLQEQMNCMMGALQELKLLQVQAALEQLEISGEQNHLQSMRANQYCLSVTEAPEVRHQSSKQAAKPMESGGSPDNSSLADSSLNFVPVPGPKLGHQVLSARGRQTDIICTSSSVLPPVETCPPFEPHAPGAVHQSHHLNNVTYSYFGQEQCSDESIYDDTNDWTSSLMSQSRNRQPLILGDNIFADLVGNWLDLPEMEKKGEKNESLLNATRSQEIYKKFSLTANFFKKFLRSVRPDRDKLLKEKPGWLHPEAQTSQITKRSKKTSKQKSVFYFPSQTDMKIKVDKSGKTRKCITINKTYSKNDQRKDDAMYSGFDMNTAVWV; via the coding sequence CTGTCAATGAGAGAATTTGGAGAAGGTTTGCAAGAGCAGATGAACTGTATGATGGGAGCACTCCAGGAACTGAAACTCCTCCAGGTCCAGGCAGCTCTAGAGCAGCTGGAAATTTCAGGGGAACAGAACCATCTCCAAAGTATGAGAGCAAATCAGTATTGTCTGAGTGTAACAGAAGCCCCTGAGGTCAGGCATCAATCCAGCAAACAGGCTGCAAAGCCAATGGAAAGTGGGGGAAGTCCAGACAACAGCTCGTTGGCTGACAGCTCACTTAACTTTGTTCCTGTGCCAGGCCCAAAATTAGGTCATCAGGTTTTGTCTGCAAGAGGAAGACAGACTGACATTATATGTACATCATCTTCTGTCTTGCCTCCGGTAGAAACGTGTCCCCCGTTTGAACCACACGCCCCAGGTGCTGTCCATCAAAGCCACCATTTGAACAATGTCACCTATTCATATTTCGGGCAAGAGCAATGCAGTGATGAATCAATATATGATGATACAAATGACTGGACATCTTCACTTATGTCACAAAGCCGAAACAGACAGCCTCTTATCTTGGGTGACAATATATTTGCAGATCTTGTTGGAAACTGGCTAGATTTGCCTGAGatggaaaagaaaggagaaaagaatGAAAGCTTACTTAATGCCACTAGATCTCAGGAGATCTACAAAAAGTTCTCCCTTACAGCCAACTTTTTCAAAAAATTCCTAAGAAGTGTGCGTCCTGACAGGGATAAACTTCTCAAAGAGAAGCCAGGCTGGCTACATCCGGAGGCTCAAACATCTCAGATAACTAAAAGGAGTAAGAAGACCAGTAAACAAAAAAGTGTCTTTTATTTCCCATCACAAACTGACATGAAAATCAAAGTTGATAAATCAGGCAAAACTAGAAAATGTATCACAATTAATAAAACATATTCTAAAAACGATCAGAGAAAAGATGATGCCATGTACAGTGGATTTGATATGAACACAGCGGTTTGGGTATAG